In Camelus dromedarius isolate mCamDro1 chromosome 24, mCamDro1.pat, whole genome shotgun sequence, one genomic interval encodes:
- the MYL10 gene encoding myosin regulatory light chain 10 isoform X2, translated as MFDQSQIQEFKEAFTIMDQNRDGFIDKEDLRDTFAALGRINVKNEELEAMVKEAPGPINFTVFLTMFGEKLKGTDPEETILHAFKVFDTEGKGFVKADFIKEKLMTQADRFSEEEVSQMFAAFPPDVCGNLDYRNLCYVITHGEEKD; from the exons ATGTTTGATCAGTCCCAGATCCAGGAGTTTAAAGAG GCCTTCACCATCATGGACCAGAATCGGGATGGCTTCATTGACAAGGAGGACCTGAGGGACACCTTTGCTGCCCTGG GCCGCATCAATGTGAAGAATGAGGAGCTGGAGGCCATGGTGAAGGAAGCCCCCGGGCCCATCAACTTCACTGTCTTCTTGACCATGTTTGGGGAGAAGCTGAAGG GTACGGACCCAGAGGAGACCATTCTCCACGCCTTCAAGGTGTTCGACACTGAAGGGAAAGGTTTCGTCAAGGCTGATTT CATCAAAGAGAAGCTCATGACGCAGGCCGACCGGTTCAGTGAGGAGGAGGTGAGT CAGATGTTTGCTGCCTTCCCACCAGATGTATGTGGCAACCTGGACTACAGGAACCTGTGCTACGTCATCACACATGGCGAAGAGAAGGACTAG
- the MYL10 gene encoding myosin regulatory light chain 10 isoform X1 — MFDQSQIQEFKEAFTIMDQNRDGFIDKEDLRDTFAALGRINVKNEELEAMVKEAPGPINFTVFLTMFGEKLKGTDPEETILHAFKVFDTEGKGFVKADFIKEKLMTQADRFSEEEIKQMFAAFPPDVCGNLDYRNLCYVITHGEEKD, encoded by the exons ATGTTTGATCAGTCCCAGATCCAGGAGTTTAAAGAG GCCTTCACCATCATGGACCAGAATCGGGATGGCTTCATTGACAAGGAGGACCTGAGGGACACCTTTGCTGCCCTGG GCCGCATCAATGTGAAGAATGAGGAGCTGGAGGCCATGGTGAAGGAAGCCCCCGGGCCCATCAACTTCACTGTCTTCTTGACCATGTTTGGGGAGAAGCTGAAGG GTACGGACCCAGAGGAGACCATTCTCCACGCCTTCAAGGTGTTCGACACTGAAGGGAAAGGTTTCGTCAAGGCTGATTT CATCAAAGAGAAGCTCATGACGCAGGCCGACCGGTTCAGTGAGGAGGAG aTCAAGCAGATGTTTGCTGCCTTCCCACCAGATGTATGTGGCAACCTGGACTACAGGAACCTGTGCTACGTCATCACACATGGCGAAGAGAAGGACTAG